The Planococcus halocryophilus nucleotide sequence AAAGTCAGCGGCGCGTTTTAAGCCGTTATCGGTAGCGTCATTTAAGTTTGGTCCAGATCCGATAAACGAAACGGGATAGGATTCTTCTATTTTGGTAACGTTCCAATTGTCCGCAATTTGCTGAGCGGATCTTTTTTCTTCCGCTGTGAATGGTTTTGCGGTATATGGCAAATCCTCGACATTTGGCAGCAAAATCGGTCCTTTAATATTCAATCCTTTGAGAACATGAACTTGAAGATGCGTTATTCCTGAAACGTCAGTTGTATGCCCTGCAATTTCACCGTCTCCTTGCATGGCGTGCATATCTCCAAGATAAATACCACCACCTGCGACTTTAACCGGGCAAATAAGGATAGCGCCAGCACGCACGCGGTTAACATCCAAATGACCGTCTGTTCGGTGGGTTTCCAACTCTTCTTGAGTGCTCTTATAGTCATGAGTGGCACCAACCAAGAACGAACCGAAATCTCCAGCATTATGGGAATCTGGTGTTGGTCGTGAAGGCGTCGTGCCTAATTGGCCGAGGAAGGGACGCATACGCGCCATCGTGCCAACAAGGTCATGTGGTGCAAACGTGACGACTGGATTTTGAATAGATGCTTCAGGAGTTTTCATGTAAAACTGGCCAGCTTCTGCAATCGTTTCCGCTGCGCCTTGTGGTAAAGTGAGGCCAACATCACCATTTTCACCAAAGAACATGGTATAGCCATTCGTGAAAATAAATGGAGTGGCATCTGCACCGCAATTCGCACAGCGGATGGCTTCCATGCCAATTCCTTTGATAACGGTTTCTGGATTTTTTGTTCCACATTCTGGACATTTCGCTGCCACATAGCCATCACCATCTGCACGATCTTCTATCATTTGGTCGTTTCCAGACGCTGTTGCTTGGGAAGTTACAGTGATCGCCTGAATCCGAATCGCAATGGCATCACCCGGTTCTGCACCTTCGACATAAACAGGTTTTGTAACTTCGTGTCCTCCTTTAATGCTTGGCGTCATCATCGGTCCCCAACAACCAGGAGCCGTATTTGCAATAATATACCCTCCGTCTTTTACAGGTCCCAACATCTCTTTTTCTGGATCCAAAATACCATCTACGAAGTGATTGACAAATAAAGTTTCTACAGCCGTTTTGTTCACGCTAATCCTCCTCATCTTCGAATTGTCAGACTACTTGGATTATATATCTTTGGTTAGCTTTTAACAATTTAAAGAGACTGAAGAATGTTT carries:
- a CDS encoding acetamidase/formamidase family protein gives rise to the protein MNKTAVETLFVNHFVDGILDPEKEMLGPVKDGGYIIANTAPGCWGPMMTPSIKGGHEVTKPVYVEGAEPGDAIAIRIQAITVTSQATASGNDQMIEDRADGDGYVAAKCPECGTKNPETVIKGIGMEAIRCANCGADATPFIFTNGYTMFFGENGDVGLTLPQGAAETIAEAGQFYMKTPEASIQNPVVTFAPHDLVGTMARMRPFLGQLGTTPSRPTPDSHNAGDFGSFLVGATHDYKSTQEELETHRTDGHLDVNRVRAGAILICPVKVAGGGIYLGDMHAMQGDGEIAGHTTDVSGITHLQVHVLKGLNIKGPILLPNVEDLPYTAKPFTAEEKRSAQQIADNWNVTKIEESYPVSFIGSGPNLNDATDNGLKRAADFFGVTIPEIMNRSTITGAIEIGRHPGVVTVTFLAPEPYLTKTGLLDLVKTQYG